A segment of the Corythoichthys intestinalis isolate RoL2023-P3 chromosome 16, ASM3026506v1, whole genome shotgun sequence genome:
cgtataaaaggaatctctgtgatgtgTCGGTGACacatatgctgagaagcacactgaataaagaagagtTGTTCCGTTCAAATCTCGGCTTTAAACGTACTTAGATTAAGGGATAACCGTAAGGATTTGTCTACCGAAGCCCGATCGGGTTTAGACAGACCTGATTTTGCTCCATTAGGTCCTGGTTCTCTTTCTGCTGTCGACTAAGCGTTTCCCTCTGGGCGTCCAGTTCTTCAGTCACTTGGGCCATCTCCACGCACTTGAGTGTAAAGCGATAGGAAAGATCCGCCAGCTCCCGCTGACACCCCGCCAGCTCCTCACTGCGTGCGCGCACACATCCATGCGCCACGTGCTAACGGACTGCCGCGGGCCGGCCGGCCGACGTGTACCTGTGTTGTTTGTAGACTTCCTCCATCAGGGCGTTTCCTGTCACATTTAGGGTTTGGCATCGCCTCTGCACTTCCCTGTCCAGCTCCACGCGGTGAGCGCGCTCAACGGCCTCCATGGCTGACCCCGGACGATTTGACGAGACGGGCGGACGGAAAAAGGCATAGAAATGAGAACGTGGCCGTCGGGAGCGTCGagccacgtttttgttttgccaGGAAAGTTGGCGCGAGCGGCCTCCGTTCTGGCGTCTCACCGATCGCCGTGGCGACGGCCTCCTCTTTCAGCATCTGGTCTCTTTGGGCTAGGAGGCTCTCCGCTTCCCGGAGGTGTCGCCGCTGCAGCTCTTCCACCGCCGCCGCGTGACAGTCCTCCATGGCGACCAGGCTGCGCTCGCACTCCGCCTGATACCAAACGGAAAGACACTGAGCATAAGGGGCCAATTCTCTTCCTTGATGAACAATGCATTTGGCGTGAACCCGAGGGACCCAATATCCAAGACCAATCGGAGTTTACGACCGATGCGTTTCCATAAACGTTCGAGAGACACTGAAGCCCAGGAAAGCAAACGTGGCGCACCACTTCGAccgatgcattttttttttgtgtgtgaagcATCCAAAACAATTCAGTCTGTCTAATCAACTTTTCTCAAAGCGACCCATGCACTCAAAAGTAGCGCAAACGTTTAGCCGAGGAGCACCCCTTACCTTCATCTTTTGCATCTCCCGGTCATGTCGGATCCGATCGGAGGCGAGACTTTGTCCGGCGGCGGCCAGCCGCTCCTCCAGATCCCTCACGCGGCCCATCAGCGTAGACGCGGTCTCCTCTCCTTCTCCTGCATCTTCCCACTCCGTCCGGCCGTCGACCGCTCGCGTCTCCTGCAGGGAGAGCCGCTGTCGTAGTTGGGCATTTTCTTCCAGCAGGCGGTCGCATTTGCTGGTCACGTGACAGCAGAAAGCCGCCTCGGTGGAGAAAATGAAGGTGGCCCGCAAACGCTCCGCCGTCATTCCCGCTTTCTCCCGCACGCCAGAGGACGTGGCGTCCATCCAGGACGAGATGATCTGGACCATCGTCCCCAAGAATTCCACGCCGCCCGAATCCGGCGCTCTCCCGGTTTCGGGATCGTCGGACGCCCCGCCGACGCTTCCCGGAACGTCCGGAACGCGTTTCCCATCTAAACCGGCGGGGCTCTCGTCTTCCGCCGGAATTTTCCGACCGAACGCGGTCATTTGAGTTTCCGGAATCGTACGCGGCGCCGCGTCGTCCGGAAGTTCTCGCTTTTGTTCTCGTAGACGGGAAGCGTCGGCGCCGTCCGACAGCCCGCTCCAAAGCTCCTCCGGCTTCAGTTGGCGGGAAGCGTCCTCCCGGTTCTCCGTCTTTGCCTTTCCCACATCCGGTCTGTCCGCGACTTCCAGGAACCTGTCCAGAACCTTCCACCTGAGCAAGGTCCACTCTAGAAGACGTTGCGTTCTTTGGTCCGCGGGCCCGAGGGCTCGGTTCTGCGGGGCGTTTTGACCGCCGAGCGTCCCGGCTTCCTTCAAGGCTCTGTTCTCCGCCCGGAGACGGTCGCAGCTCAGCTCCAAGGCGCGGAGCTTCCTCTCCATCTCCGTCATCTTGGCTTCAGTGGCTCGGAAGCGGCGGAGAAGGGAGCGCTCGCCGTTCCCCGCGTCGGCCGCCTCGCCGTTCTCCGGGAGAACCTCCGGGAGCCGCCGCTCTTTCTCCGGAAGCGCCGCCTTTCCGGGGAGCTCTTCTTTGAGACGCGGGATCCGGCGCTCGGCCTCGCTCGGCCCGTCTTCCTTCCGGCCGACCGGGAACCGCGCTTCCCGAGCGAGCTTCCGGTCCCCTTCCGAGTCCGGACGGGGCGGCGCGTCCGTTCCGGGGCGCTCTCTCGCGTCGCCGTCCTCAATTTGCTTTCGAGGTCGGCCGTCGGTCCGGAGGTTCTGGTCGTCCGACGACGCGGAAGCCGTACTCTTGCATAAATCCTTGTCGTGGCGCTCCGGAATGGCCTTTCCCGCGATAGGGTCCGCCGTGGCGTGACCCGGAGCGTCGAGCTCATCTCCGGATTTTTCCAAACATTCCAACTTTTGTCAGGGCAAAAAGAGGAAAGTTGACTTCGATGTCGCCCTAAGTTTTAATggagaaaatcaatgttaagGTTTACCGTTGCCGCGGCTCCAGAAGAAGTCCAGACCCTCAAACGAGCCTCCAATTCCTGTCGGCAGCGCTCTGACAATTCCAGCTGACGTTTCAGATCCTCCAGCTTCAAATGAAAAACACGCAAGTCTCAAATAGATTGTTAGGCAGGTCAGGCAGCTACCCTTTATTCTCAGTTTCATTTCACGGTCCTTGAAACTACATGATAGAGTTGATTTAGTCAGTAGCGGAATTTGCTATCGAGTGAGTGACTTGGTAAACCAGTCAGCGACTTTGTGATAGTTGGTTAGTGCATTAGCAGCTTGTGAGTTGCGTGAATGTGAGATTCACcattaataaagtttgtttggGTGTGACTGAGTGAATTGGCTGGTTGGCAAATCGGTGTAGGAGTTCATTATTGACTTGAATTAATTAGTATGTCATGCATATCAAACTAATTTACAGAGCGAGTGACTTGTGTTAGGCTGTTTGAAGTTAGTGAGTTTGATAGTAAGTAAATTAGCAAGTAACTTGGGCACTTAGTGACTTTATTACTTTGTGAGCGAGCGAGGGAGTTATTTAGCACAGCATTGGCTttctgcatagacttcataatgattgacAGGTCAGAGTCGACCTTCACCGTGGCacgccttcaagcagggggccatcccacaatccgtttCGGTCGGTCGCAGCGAAACATGCGGCgaaccaacgccggatttaggattgaaaaagtacgaaagctgtatcgCATACAAAGGgttaggaaggattgtctcaggagtgatttgttccaggattcaaggtaattattatattttttgtgccATGCacgcattgggaaaaaaatcaacaggagaaattagctgctacagcattggctttatacttcgcaatatttgcgTGTAAGAAAATGCTATCAGcacgtaaaaaaaattttttttttaaaaattttaaccaaaactcgagactgtttcacgtccatatctataaagaattcaaggatttaagcatttattcacaacaattttcaacagaaaaagctctttgtttacatttggcggCTGTCAATTTCCTTACCGACTAGCCTCATTGTTTGCAATActtccgtaaaataaatgctatctgcaCTGTTTACTTTAAActgaaaatcgagactgttttacgtccgtatctataaaCAATTCAGGGTGATGGCGAAAATATTCAATTCGGGTCAAAAATATTATGTGACTCGAAGTGAATTAACACATTATGCCTTATGATAAATTCAGTCTGGGTCAAAGGGCggaatgatgggggaaaatattacattatgcctttgtgatgtatgattgcttctgtgacatagattgtaacaacttctattgtttttcaccttgttcccatagttaggagacgcgcttgagtagggaatctcaccagataacttgttttgcaccatagtattgttttattacacgcctgggtcccatagttacaCGCCTGGATCCCATAGCTagaagggaatctcacgagataacttgttttgcacccataatatttaccatttgttgcagcacagctcatttgtcccatgtgaaaagccctttttcaagggggctgaaccaaaagtagctttaatgTTTGTCATTGGGCCGCGCCGCTCGGGGGCGGAGGTTGGCCTCTTTGCCTCTGCGGGGCGCGTCCCtacaaaaaccggacatttctgGGCGACCCGTGAAGTGGATTAAGCGTACGGAACGGATCGCCCAGCTTTGTCCTTTTGCAGCTTCACTGGAGTGTTGCTGGCTTCCCACTCGTTTGTCACGGTGAGCGATTTTCACTGCTAAGGGACAactagttgtgctgtaacgatAACGTGGGGATtgtgggattgacaaactcaaatctagcgtcatgtTACCATTgtttttgcctgtttttgatacaatcccacaagagcaagcaacaaggaaccaataaatctcatttattctgcattttctaatcaataaacattgtctattttgcaaaagcgTGCCTGTTACCGATTCACCGCGAGCCCGTAACTTCTCGTAAAacacagggatttaagcatttactgacaggaattttcaacggaaaaagctctttgtccgtTTCCCCACTCGGTAAGCTTTGACGAAgacaggccccctatgaatcggccccgtgttctgtcaatacattatgaagtctatgctttctGATTAAATAACGAGTTCATTTATTCGATGAGTTAGTGAGTCCACTCCGAGCTTCGTTGGTCGGTGCATTCACTGGCATTAGAATAGGTTTGACTCCAATTTGTTGGTGAGCAACTCCGGATTAGTCAGGATTTTGGAATTTCGCTGGCAAGCGAGTTAGCGGTCAAATTGCGCCGTGTCGAGGATCGTCGTCACGTACTGACCGCCTTCTCGCAGTCGTGCGCGGAGTCGGCCTTGTCGCGGTCATCGATGCGGAGGATCCTGGCGTTCTTTAAGGAGCTCTTCCTCTCTACCTGCTTCCAGCAGGCTTCCATTTGGTGCTTGAGACTGGCGGCCGCCGCCGCGTCGCCCATCACCTCTCTGCCGGGAGACAAGCCCAGGATGCTCTCGTAGCGCCTCCTCCTGGcctccctcctcctcttcttgtcCAGCTCGCTACACAGAGCCGGCGGCGGGGCGGGAGAGCGAGCCGCGTCCGCCGCCGGCGCGGGGACCGCGGGAGGCCGAAAGTCTGCCCAGTCGAAGGTCTTGTAGCGACCTTCCCGCCTTCGCTCCAGAACGCTCCGGGGCTTGGAACGTCCGTCCCGAGTCGCGTCCGCTTCGGTCAGAGGGCCGCCGGGGACCGCCACCGTCTCCGCGCCTGATAAGCTGAAGGTAGGGCACACGCGCCGTTATCGACTTTGTTACCTTTAtagacacagtttttttttgacCCAAATGAATAGTTGGGATCCAAATGAATCTCACAGTTCCGTATCATCGCCGCGTCACTGTTATTATTGGGATTTGGCGGGAGAActgacagtacagtacagtactaaGGGCACGCCACGGAGAAACCGAACGACGACTTCTCCTTAGCAACCTTTAGCCCTGCCTCACTGGCACCTTGATGCTTCTTTAAaaatgttagaaaatggaaaaagatgggtgagggaaacatttttttagtttgAATATGGTTTTTGTAGGAGGAAAACGTTACACCGACATTCgtccaattcattaatattggaatgaagttaaacttgagacgGCATCGTACAAGTACAAGAGAGTCGTCATGTGGTGCGGTATTCTCTATagaatgcactgcagggaaaatacacatGTATTCAcacgtattttccacactataaggcgcacctttaaatgaatggcctatttgtaAACCGTTTTCATGTATAGGGCGCACTGCATTGTAAGACGGAAGTAATGGTTGGCTTTGCATTAtgaatccacaagatggagctgagctaaatggaatgtcatgccatgattaaccaatattaatTGGGCACATCAGATTATAAGGCGAACTGTCGGCTTCTGAGAAGATTGAAGGctttcaggtgcaccttatagtgcgggaAATACGGTCAccgtgaaggctcattatgcatttgtagccaacttagtcattgtcATAGTATGCTAATATAGATAATGTAAGAGCCATATTCCTAATTTGTCTCATTGTATGTCATTTTACTCCTCGCCACTAGGGGCTATCAATCCCGTCTGACCGGGAATCAGCCCTGGTAcgcttaaaatgacagcaaatcaCGTCACAGGTGTTGGCAGTTAGGCGGGCAAACACTTTTTGACTGTGTCTTAGTGCAGTGTGCAGGAATGGAATATACTCATTTTGCTTGTTCATTTGTGAATACGGTTTAGAGTCTTTTGCTTTGCTACTTTTATATGGAAGGAGTGCTTTTGAGTTAAGTTATTAAACGCCACCTAAAATTAATGATTGGAACTGAGAAATGGACTCGCTGTGTTGCTTTGCCTCTTCACCCTGAACTGGGCGCACGTCATGACCAAAACTACTATTATCCCGTACTAGACTGGGCACAGGGCTTAGTCAGTACAATTGAGGtcaaaaatggcttttttgatgtgGACAACGATCGTCAAGAGGACGCGAAGCTGCACGCAGCGTGTGGATTTACGAGCTCGTTTGGGAGCAGCGGATGTCAGATGGGCAGCGTTTGACATCGCCGATCGGAGCCGGCCCGTACCGGAGCCTCCTACGAGACCGGCGGCGGATCATGTCGCGCAGGAGCACCGTTCATCAAGCCGGCCGACGCTCGATCGCGGTATGTGGAGATCAGCGCTGATTTGAATGGCCATTTTAATGTGTGTGCACATATTCACGCAAATCCAATGCATTGGCGACGTCATCGAAATCGCGATCGTCTAAAAATTTCCGTCGAGACGAGCTGCGCAACACTTTTTTGCGGGCTAATTAAAGGGCAaccgaagagcttttcggacttcgttcttgagtgttttactcgttgaattgtattaaatgcatcattcgctgtctcaaaaagtcacataaaaacaaaaaattgaccgcatagtttttgagttatggccatagcaatgagggacgcgccgccctgccgaccgctacctgatgacgtaacttccagggagcctcgctaccactctgaacacggaaatatagcaccctaaccctaacccaaacattttctggattTTACTCGCAAGAttggtcatgccatctcgatgtgtagcgatgaattgctcacaggaagactcaagactctaggagtggtccaaaaaaacttctcctgcaaaggtttggaccgtttttgtgagcatgcatacagatCCCcaatcattgttttcatcatttcagcgacgacagctttgaaaacctacaacaatgcaaccttggttttacaaagacaaGTAGAAGATTACTGGCTTTTTTTGATAAAGGAGGGGGACTCCTAGTGCCTGTTTGTTtaagtgcgacatttttttgttgttgctgttggcctgtcataagtagataggttggctgacatgtcgtctactcGTGTGATTTTACTACTatatatcaataggtattatgtaaattcaaatgtcccaagCACCAAATAgctcgttgttttttggcctgtaattaggattcatccaacaGTTTCAtgctgccgttttttttttttttttttttcccggaagccaaacataaaaaaattaagcggcggaaaccctcaacactatgaaaaaagcgttgcaagtcagtcgccacccagtttcccaaaatcaagagagtgggtcgagtcatatgatgacccaagtgatgcggtgtccagcgatgacgactgaagagatcctatgagccctgccagatgctgaatttcttccatcTGCGACATTGgatgacgatgatttaggagaaatgaatgtagcaaattttgatgaaatgaaatcataaactaatcataaatacagtacacattttgaaaagaaaaatggagttaccttcatattttaataatgatTGATGCTACAGAAGAGTAAATAGATATTTCCCACTCTAAACTGCTTCTCAAGTCTTTTGCatgatcatttttcaatgttgcgctagtccgttgctatcctaactttgtgttgcttactaaatttgTGTGCCATTGTTTGCTTTGTATAACTTAGCTTTCTATGTTGCGTAACAATCTGACAGCaaaagctgatgctgattcaacataaatctggtatcactTATTATTGTAACCTATTAAATattgtttcagaatgtaatataattacaatatattatattccaatagaatacattaaacagtcaagaaaatatgtcaatgttgtttacaatttatggttttattattattttttttaatgtaattcatgcccctgtcagtgcttcagcctcctcaagttcggcactcacgtctgggatctcctgacgacacaggcatactcttggaagggtaattacttgaaggttaacagcaacacctggaaaataaaatccttttgtcatttattttgaaaaatcaatgacatatatcatttatttagccacatttgggcaagctttaccatatttagaccGGATTCGTGTCCCGTAACCTAATAtctagttttagctatgtggagagcatggaacCATGGAATCACATTCTCTCAAATAGAAAATTcacgatgctggatttaggcttaccactcactctcccgttcgtgaagtgtcgagctgtcaattggagTCATGAggacatctgctgtgtcaagtaaatcgtcgTCATCTCGCGCCTCAGGTTCAAGCAAATAGCAGTCTTCTGTTTCGTCGGGGAATTtatgtcacacttccgggtttgggaagggacatttaacggagtgcaaaaaaacctaaaaaaaaacgcaaattatccttgcaattacgtgttgatgatgtcatggttgttttgtcgaactcgtccaaagtttatatttgtaaaattacaccaaaatctggaaggctcttcagttgccctttaaaagcCAACTAAACTTTTCGTGGCCGAGGAGGAAAAAGGAAAACGAGACTAAACTTGATGAAAAGCAGGGCTGTATGGGAAAAACGTATGATTAAAATAACACCGAAGGTTGTAATGGAGAAAATATGGAAGTCTGGATTTTTTTAACTGTCAAAAGTAAAAGAAAATGTTGCAACATTAATGTGCGATAAAAGGCATGAAAATGAGGTTGAAAACAAATGTAACATTTTTAATAACTATAGTGTGACAAAATAGAAAAGGTTCATATATCTATATTGGGGTTGCTACCTGCTGATGCAGCAGGCAAACATGGTCTATATGGTACAAAGCCAAAATGTGGAATGTCAATGAATTTATTGGGGTTACAAGTCAATGGTTGTCTGAAAATAGAACAGGTTTAGTGCGTGCTTACCATGGTGTTGGTTATGAAATGGTAACACAAAGTGGGAAAACACAAGCGGTAGGTACAAAGTGGACATGCAATGGGACCAACAGAAACACAAAGCACTGTGGACAATGGCAATGGAAATAGTTGCTGATGTCAAggatgaggaggaggaggaccgtcaaatAAGACCACAAGACAGCATTTCAAATGGCTCAAGCCATCCATCCTCCAGCAGCTGGTCCTCCACTTCTTCAGCTAGACTCGGAGCGGAGGCAGAACGGGCTGCTCTCTTGGCTCGAGCTGCCTGCTGTTTTAAGGGACCAGCATGCATTAGAGGAGTAGGAGCTGGGGCCGAGGAGAAAAAGGGAGCAGCTGAAGGAGGAAGCTGAAGTCGCTGCCACCTCAGCTAAGCTCGCGGTGCTTCCGGGCAGGAGCAGCGTGGATTCAAGGCAATCCGATGGAATGGCTTGACCGAAGAAAGGCCTGACCTCACTCAATCCAGAGGCTGCAACATACACGCCTCCACCAACACGGCAGCAAGTTTTTCTACCACTGCAAAGTAATGCGTCATCATTGGTCGTGCCCACAACCGTATGTCATTCAAGGAAACCCCAAGTTAATCCGACAAAACAACCTACCTATTCTCAAAAGCAAACAAAGCCAATTTTCAGTCAAGCCTCTCAACCTCttcagttaaccctttaacaccgaacgtgtcggatgcgacacgtttacgcatatcatctttgaagcctcgtaaaGCTGTAATTGCGTCACCCGCGTGCCCCTGGttgctctcgtttgaaagtacggaagttgatgtccacaccagttttgatttgaagtcaatcaacaaattaaacgggagataatgtcatttgagttttattgcactcataaatatgcattaaaacgctgcatggaccatgtgtctatctccatatttccatcatttcttgtccttttttcaaaacccAAAGCAGCAcaggagccgttgtgatgtcaagaaggacgaacctaatgtgaacatttttaataaattgacgagcaaggcgccaactaagggaaaGGAGACCCGCATAGTAAGCAACGGCCGGTGGgactgagcgagcgactttgaaacgtgcaggatgaatcgaaaactaaattcagcgcaagctaatgcattatttcgttAACTCGAGGAATAGcatgagctgtatttgtcattgttttcctcggatctGTCGGCGTccgggcgagtagaagtgacagcagcgcgcaaacggcggatgagtaggctgtgtgacgttataTGTGACGCAGTTTAGTGACGtgatgttcaaaaacaaactttattgagtgcgcaaaaaaccccaaaaactattgggtcgcatgcctaaaaaaattgaattgaactgaacaacttgtcaatatttttgaaaatactttattttcaatttttatcattttttttcttcactatgtatcttttcaatttttatatagatgtgtgttcgagaagcttgactgcatgtacatatatacctttgatgggtacaatacctaacttcacaaagagatatcctccaaaccctttttgcgttgga
Coding sequences within it:
- the LOC130931921 gene encoding myosin phosphatase Rho-interacting protein-like isoform X1, giving the protein MACESFEANIFNKSKCQNCFKSRELHVPAHPRMENAKALYAGWLCLAPEGTDFEKTPPRSRVSGGGSLRPRAEDLTTVCPSGRLPPQRWQRRFFVLYEHGVVTFALDDLPSTLPQGTLDMKACTAILDAEARTGQKNTLCIVTTLREVYIRADSKDTINGWGDRLVVFVQANATDVNEKHKADAAVPQEPSPAKMAAPGEEPQLRKILGRDVTEMDPRRDFATDRDAWDIGDARRSFDSGREPIERESRSAQTHADVRAGCDAVGGKRSVNPGTERRLRMCLPRGDGSDGRPAETEPDLFKHKKGWLVKLDEDTQWRKYWFVLSADRLTFYRDIAAEEASEQEGQVDLSECSEVSERQVHKNYGLQIRTPEGVCTLSAATPGIRRNWIRALVSYVRAAPDVTGLSGAETVAVPGGPLTEADATRDGRSKPRSVLERRREGRYKTFDWADFRPPAVPAPAADAARSPAPPPALCSELDKKRRREARRRRYESILGLSPGREVMGDAAAAASLKHQMEACWKQVERKSSLKNARILRIDDRDKADSAHDCEKALEDLKRQLELSERCRQELEARLRVWTSSGAAATLECLEKSGDELDAPGHATADPIAGKAIPERHDKDLCKSTASASSDDQNLRTDGRPRKQIEDGDARERPGTDAPPRPDSEGDRKLAREARFPVGRKEDGPSEAERRIPRLKEELPGKAALPEKERRLPEVLPENGEAADAGNGERSLLRRFRATEAKMTEMERKLRALELSCDRLRAENRALKEAGTLGGQNAPQNRALGPADQRTQRLLEWTLLRWKVLDRFLEVADRPDVGKAKTENREDASRQLKPEELWSGLSDGADASRLREQKRELPDDAAPRTIPETQMTAFGRKIPAEDESPAGLDGKRVPDVPGSVGGASDDPETGRAPDSGGVEFLGTMVQIISSWMDATSSGVREKAGMTAERLRATFIFSTEAAFCCHVTSKCDRLLEENAQLRQRLSLQETRAVDGRTEWEDAGEGEETASTLMGRVRDLEERLAAAGQSLASDRIRHDREMQKMKAECERSLVAMEDCHAAAVEELQRRHLREAESLLAQRDQMLKEEAVATAIAMEAVERAHRVELDREVQRRCQTLNVTGNALMEEVYKQHSEELAGCQRELADLSYRFTLKCVEMAQVTEELDAQRETLSRQQKENQDLMEQNQELSAQLAAEVRRLDQLPADGHAAGLYKMELLLRVKESQLRSARRQSAALRQQLREAQSRPG
- the LOC130931921 gene encoding myosin phosphatase Rho-interacting protein-like isoform X2, producing the protein MACESFEANIFNKSKCQNCFKSRELHVPAHPRMENAKALYAGWLCLAPEGTDFEKTPPRSRRWQRRFFVLYEHGVVTFALDDLPSTLPQGTLDMKACTAILDAEARTGQKNTLCIVTTLREVYIRADSKDTINGWGDRLVVFVQANATDVNEKHKADAAVPQEPSPAKMAAPGEEPQLRKILGRDVTEMDPRRDFATDRDAWDIGDARRSFDSGREPIERESRSAQTHADVRAGCDAVGGKRSVNPGTERRLRMCLPRGDGSDGRPAETEPDLFKHKKGWLVKLDEDTQWRKYWFVLSADRLTFYRDIAAEEASEQEGQVDLSECSEVSERQVHKNYGLQIRTPEGVCTLSAATPGIRRNWIRALVSYVRAAPDVTGLSGAETVAVPGGPLTEADATRDGRSKPRSVLERRREGRYKTFDWADFRPPAVPAPAADAARSPAPPPALCSELDKKRRREARRRRYESILGLSPGREVMGDAAAAASLKHQMEACWKQVERKSSLKNARILRIDDRDKADSAHDCEKALEDLKRQLELSERCRQELEARLRVWTSSGAAATLECLEKSGDELDAPGHATADPIAGKAIPERHDKDLCKSTASASSDDQNLRTDGRPRKQIEDGDARERPGTDAPPRPDSEGDRKLAREARFPVGRKEDGPSEAERRIPRLKEELPGKAALPEKERRLPEVLPENGEAADAGNGERSLLRRFRATEAKMTEMERKLRALELSCDRLRAENRALKEAGTLGGQNAPQNRALGPADQRTQRLLEWTLLRWKVLDRFLEVADRPDVGKAKTENREDASRQLKPEELWSGLSDGADASRLREQKRELPDDAAPRTIPETQMTAFGRKIPAEDESPAGLDGKRVPDVPGSVGGASDDPETGRAPDSGGVEFLGTMVQIISSWMDATSSGVREKAGMTAERLRATFIFSTEAAFCCHVTSKCDRLLEENAQLRQRLSLQETRAVDGRTEWEDAGEGEETASTLMGRVRDLEERLAAAGQSLASDRIRHDREMQKMKAECERSLVAMEDCHAAAVEELQRRHLREAESLLAQRDQMLKEEAVATAIAMEAVERAHRVELDREVQRRCQTLNVTGNALMEEVYKQHSEELAGCQRELADLSYRFTLKCVEMAQVTEELDAQRETLSRQQKENQDLMEQNQELSAQLAAEVRRLDQLPADGHAAGLYKMELLLRVKESQLRSARRQSAALRQQLREAQSRPG